TCTTTTTCGCCATCCGATTCTCTAAAAATCCTTGCCGTTATGGTAGAATTTATGCAGGATGATGACCCAAATACTTATGGTAATGGTAAATTTGGGTCAATTTATTCTCAAAACTATGGCGATACAATAATGGACCCTTTACCTTTTGATGCTTCTTATTTTTCTAATCATCTTGAGTTTGCTAAGAACTATTTTAAGAAGGTCTCCAAAAATAAACTTAATATTTCTTATAAAGTTTTACCTAACATTGTTACTGTTTCTAAAATAATGAGAGAATATTCGCCACCCTCTGATACACCAAATCAAATAACAAATTTAGGATTGTTTGCACAGGAAGTCTGGCAGCTTGTAAGTCAACAAAATCCTAATTTTGATTTTAGCAAATACGACCTGTTTATAATTTTCCATGCGGGTGTTGGACGTGATATTCAGTTACCCGGAAGCCTTGGTTATGAACGTGATTTGCCGTCAATTTACTTGGGACTAAAATCATTACAGTCGATTTTTGGTGAGAACTTTGACGGGTTTGTTGTTAATAGTAATTTTAAAATAAAAAACTCGCTAATTCTGCCTTCAACTGAATCACGTGAAGTTCAACAGTTGAATTCTACTGTTCTGTTCCAAATGACTACCAACGGATTAATTGTTGCGAGTATTGCTAGTTATTTAGGTCTGCCCGATTTATTCAACACTGAAACGGGACGAAGTGCAATAGGAAGATTTGGATTAATGGATGGGGCAGCAATATTTGCTTACAGCGGAGCTTTTCCACCTGAACCCTCAGCTTGGGAAAAAATTTTCCTTGGCTGGGCAAAGCCTGTGACTGTAAATATATCTTACGCTCAAACAAATATTAATCTACTTGCTAACTTAGCAGCGAGTGTATCTGACACAACAATTCTTAAAATACCAATAAATTCAAACGAATATTTTTTGGTTGAGAACCGCCAGCGGGATGTGAATAAAGATGGAATTCATATTAATTATAAAATAGGAAATCAGTCTTTTTCTTTTACAAAACAACAAGATGAAGGAAGATTTCAATGGTACAGCGCAGATACTCTAAAGGGCGTAGTTACTGATGTGGATGAGTTTGATTGGGCAGTACCTGGAAATGGCATTTTAATCTGGCATATCGATGAAAGTGTTATTGCTAATAATTTATCCGATAATAAAATAAATGTGGATATTAATCACAGAGGTGTCTCTGTAGTTGAAGCTGATGGTATTGCCGATATAGGACAAATTTTTACTGATATTTTTGGTGACCAGGTTGAAGGACAGGCAACCCAAGAGGATATGTGGTATAAAGATAACCCTTCAAAATATTATCAAAATATATTTGGCCCTTATACAAAGCCTAGTACAATTTCATACACAGGTGCAAATAGCTTGATTACGCTGTCGGACTTTTCCCCTGCTGGCAATAGGATGTCTTTTAAATTGTCATTCTCGGATAGTAATTTAGTTTTACTTGCTAAAACTCAATTAAATTTACCTGATTTGCCCACTTTGATGCTAACACCTTTTAATAGCATTAATGATGATGTGTATTTATTGGTAAATAAAAACTTGATTAAAACAAATAAGTATGGCAGTGAAACTAAAACCTTTTACAATTTCAGCGATCAATACCCTGCAGCAAT
This genomic interval from Melioribacteraceae bacterium 4301-Me contains the following:
- a CDS encoding T9SS type A sorting domain-containing protein, whose product is MKNIKIPLIILIIGLSALPSVRLGIFAQSMLGKLNYYPQIPVKSFSPSDSLKILAVMVEFMQDDDPNTYGNGKFGSIYSQNYGDTIMDPLPFDASYFSNHLEFAKNYFKKVSKNKLNISYKVLPNIVTVSKIMREYSPPSDTPNQITNLGLFAQEVWQLVSQQNPNFDFSKYDLFIIFHAGVGRDIQLPGSLGYERDLPSIYLGLKSLQSIFGENFDGFVVNSNFKIKNSLILPSTESREVQQLNSTVLFQMTTNGLIVASIASYLGLPDLFNTETGRSAIGRFGLMDGAAIFAYSGAFPPEPSAWEKIFLGWAKPVTVNISYAQTNINLLANLAASVSDTTILKIPINSNEYFLVENRQRDVNKDGIHINYKIGNQSFSFTKQQDEGRFQWYSADTLKGVVTDVDEFDWAVPGNGILIWHIDESVIANNLSDNKINVDINHRGVSVVEADGIADIGQIFTDIFGDQVEGQATQEDMWYKDNPSKYYQNIFGPYTKPSTISYTGANSLITLSDFSPAGNRMSFKLSFSDSNLVLLAKTQLNLPDLPTLMLTPFNSINDDVYLLVNKNLIKTNKYGSETKTFYNFSDQYPAAIQIAEHEYVIGSIQNKLNVLISDGITENLKSYQLASTVTSPITINEINSNWFVIFGTANGEIVKANIQDLLNDNNVSEGNYTKISTEPIVQVCSSQNSTYYSFLTANTFMDANQTIIKFPEKPKKCVLTKSEAGNYINVVLTEGNNFYIIENGALKKEFNIKSENNISDFSLANLFDDGSNYIVFNNGDKLEAYNLEGSKADFFPFVEPNHANFVATPLTVVFENKTQVFILAFADNGNIYAINPLTGKVLLPFPISSGTKSIVTPILYKHILYPSASILDWTALSLVDKTNTLYTWSIGRYIDSKNWWAEFSNSLNNSFVDAAGVSKKQVEFFPLDRAYNWPNPVFGNTTNIRYYVSEDSDVSIKIFDISGDLVAKLNDKAVGGFDHDTIWDVTNIQSGIYLAHIEVTSVTGKTATKVIKVAIIK